A window of Ignavibacterium sp. contains these coding sequences:
- a CDS encoding PHP domain-containing protein, translating to MRKADLHMHTKHSDGAHSTEEVILMAKERGLEIISITDHDNISAIKEAIEIGRFYGIEVIPGLEISSDIRDQEVHILAYFFDPDSKELEEYLKFFRSERVKRASRIVEKLNLLGFEITIEDVLEKAGDSAVGRPHIAQAMVQRQIVSNYYEAFYKFIGNGCPAYEKKIHLSPKSAFKIINDAGGLSFIAHPNNMPDVILKELIEDGVDGIEVIHPSHLPNQVKHFRGIVGEFFLLESGGSDFHGGDRNDYSNFGKYYTTSLKVDAMKNYLLRNTA from the coding sequence CTGATTTACATATGCATACAAAACATTCAGATGGAGCGCATTCCACTGAGGAAGTTATTCTGATGGCAAAAGAAAGAGGTCTTGAAATTATCAGTATAACCGATCACGATAATATTTCTGCAATTAAGGAAGCGATTGAAATTGGAAGATTTTATGGAATTGAAGTAATTCCGGGATTAGAAATCAGTTCTGATATTCGTGATCAGGAAGTGCATATTCTTGCATACTTTTTTGATCCTGATAGTAAAGAGCTGGAAGAATATTTGAAATTTTTCAGATCGGAAAGAGTTAAGCGTGCCTCAAGGATTGTTGAAAAGTTAAACTTACTCGGATTTGAAATAACAATTGAAGATGTTCTTGAGAAAGCCGGTGATTCAGCAGTTGGAAGACCACACATTGCTCAGGCAATGGTACAGAGACAGATTGTTTCAAATTATTATGAAGCATTTTATAAGTTCATTGGCAATGGTTGCCCTGCTTACGAAAAGAAAATTCATCTTTCTCCTAAAAGTGCATTCAAAATAATTAATGATGCAGGTGGATTATCATTTATTGCTCATCCAAACAATATGCCCGATGTAATTTTGAAAGAATTAATTGAAGATGGTGTTGATGGAATTGAAGTAATCCATCCTTCTCACCTTCCAAATCAGGTAAAACATTTCAGAGGAATTGTTGGGGAATTTTTCTTACTCGAAAGTGGCGGCTCTGATTTTCACGGCGGTGACAGAAATGATTATTCAAATTTCGGAAAGTACTACACAACCTCACTGAAAGTTGATGCAATGAAAAATTATTTATTAAGGAACACAGCTTAA
- the ribE gene encoding 6,7-dimethyl-8-ribityllumazine synthase yields MKIIEGKYSAAGKKFAIILSRFNEYIGESLLKGAVDCFEKHGVSQDSIDVIKVPGAFEIPVTADKLAASKKYSAIVCLGVVIRGATPHFEYVASAASNGIAQVGLKHSLPVIFGVLTTDTIEQAIERAGTKAGNKGWDAALTALEMADLFKQI; encoded by the coding sequence ATGAAAATCATAGAAGGTAAATACTCAGCAGCAGGAAAAAAGTTTGCAATAATTTTAAGTCGCTTTAATGAATACATTGGCGAAAGTTTATTAAAAGGCGCAGTTGATTGCTTTGAAAAACACGGTGTAAGTCAGGATAGTATTGATGTTATTAAAGTTCCCGGTGCATTCGAAATACCGGTAACTGCAGATAAACTTGCAGCATCAAAAAAATACTCAGCAATTGTTTGCCTTGGTGTTGTTATCCGGGGAGCTACTCCGCATTTTGAATATGTTGCTTCAGCAGCGAGTAATGGAATTGCTCAGGTTGGACTCAAACATTCTTTACCGGTTATCTTTGGTGTTCTAACAACAGATACAATTGAACAAGCAATAGAAAGAGCCGGAACAAAAGCAGGCAATAAAGGTTGGGATGCTGCATTAACAGCACTCGAGATGGCTGATTTATTCAAACAAATTTAG
- a CDS encoding two-component regulator propeller domain-containing protein, which translates to MKNLFFSLIIFYSIQIFPQIFTDWKNYSDMKSIKSVVTSGNELWAASSGGVFNYNFSSGEYKKFGKAEGLFGTDVNAIAIDNYGKIWFGSSTGLIDVYDPSNNSFSTIRDIFNSDRTNKGINSFSVKGDTIFVATDFGISLIDTKSFFFYDTYFKFGTFPSNIKVNKIFLSNLIYAATESGVAIQKQGSTNLSAPESWNVYNTNNGLPSIRISDITIYEGNILASSDKGIYVFDSANSLWSSFIPQLNSTAIINMLVAQNKLYCISSDKLFEYSNSNLNELFNSASALRNVFYSDNFGIILSTSDGVLTLNDNKFYFPNGPVANQFPQLSVDVNSVLWSSTGNDVTGKGIQKFDGNQWTVYSVSDYPELLTNSFFSIYCAPDGKIYSGNWGKGFVRIDDNRITRFDASNSPMVGIPGDGNFIVITALGYDSRNNLWALNFDAADRNNLAMLTPDSSWYVFQIPAQQGRVVSQNKNLVIDQYDTKWFNADNGTKGLYYFNENKTFTNPADDKSGLLTESNGLNSVDISAIKVDRRGDVWVGTSRGLNIITNTSTILNSANPQLRITSVFALRQQVITAIAVDPLNQKWIGTNEGLILVSSDGLRVIANLNSKNSPLLDDRIESLAVDEKTGKVFVGTKLGLNTFETPAIKPVDSFSGLFIYPSPFVISDGSQLVTIDGLIRDSEIKILTVSGKLVRKLETPGGRVAFWDGRDDDGNLVNSGIYVVVASDREANSVETGKIAVIRK; encoded by the coding sequence ATGAAAAATTTATTTTTTTCACTTATCATATTTTATTCTATCCAAATTTTCCCGCAGATCTTTACCGACTGGAAAAATTACTCGGATATGAAAAGTATTAAAAGTGTTGTTACTTCAGGCAACGAACTTTGGGCAGCATCATCAGGTGGAGTATTTAATTATAATTTTTCATCCGGAGAGTATAAAAAATTTGGAAAAGCCGAAGGACTATTCGGAACCGATGTTAATGCAATAGCGATTGATAATTATGGTAAAATCTGGTTCGGAAGCTCAACAGGTTTGATTGATGTTTATGATCCTTCAAATAATTCTTTCAGCACCATAAGAGATATTTTTAATTCCGACAGAACTAATAAAGGAATAAACAGTTTTTCCGTTAAAGGCGATACAATTTTTGTTGCAACGGATTTTGGTATATCACTGATTGATACAAAATCATTTTTCTTCTACGATACATATTTCAAATTCGGAACCTTTCCATCTAACATTAAAGTAAATAAAATTTTTCTCAGCAATTTGATTTATGCTGCAACTGAATCTGGTGTTGCAATACAAAAACAAGGTTCAACCAATCTGTCAGCACCGGAATCGTGGAATGTTTATAATACAAATAATGGTTTACCTTCGATTCGTATTTCTGATATAACCATTTATGAAGGAAATATTTTAGCTTCATCAGACAAAGGTATTTATGTTTTTGACTCAGCAAACTCTTTGTGGAGTTCTTTCATTCCGCAATTGAATAGCACAGCAATAATAAATATGCTTGTTGCACAGAATAAACTTTATTGTATATCTTCTGACAAGTTGTTCGAATACTCAAATTCAAATCTGAATGAATTATTTAATTCAGCTTCGGCTTTAAGAAATGTTTTCTACTCTGATAACTTTGGAATAATCCTATCAACATCTGATGGTGTTTTAACATTAAATGATAACAAATTTTATTTTCCAAACGGACCTGTTGCAAATCAGTTTCCTCAACTTTCTGTTGATGTAAACAGTGTACTTTGGTCTTCAACAGGAAACGATGTTACCGGAAAAGGAATTCAAAAGTTTGACGGAAACCAGTGGACAGTTTACTCAGTTTCAGATTATCCTGAACTTCTTACAAACTCTTTCTTTTCAATTTATTGCGCACCCGATGGTAAAATTTATTCGGGAAATTGGGGAAAAGGTTTTGTAAGAATTGATGACAATAGAATTACAAGATTCGATGCATCAAATTCGCCGATGGTTGGAATTCCCGGCGATGGTAACTTCATTGTAATTACAGCACTTGGCTATGATTCAAGAAATAACTTATGGGCACTGAATTTTGATGCTGCTGACAGAAACAATCTTGCAATGCTTACACCGGATAGTTCGTGGTATGTATTTCAGATTCCTGCTCAGCAAGGAAGAGTAGTTTCGCAAAATAAAAATCTTGTAATTGATCAATACGATACAAAGTGGTTTAATGCTGACAATGGAACCAAAGGACTTTATTACTTTAATGAAAATAAAACTTTCACTAATCCTGCAGATGACAAGAGTGGATTGCTAACAGAATCAAACGGATTGAACAGTGTGGATATCTCGGCAATCAAAGTTGATAGACGAGGTGATGTCTGGGTTGGTACAAGCAGAGGATTAAATATCATTACTAACACTTCTACAATTTTAAATTCAGCAAATCCTCAATTAAGAATTACATCCGTGTTTGCTTTAAGGCAGCAGGTTATAACAGCAATTGCAGTTGATCCGCTTAATCAAAAATGGATTGGAACAAATGAAGGACTTATTCTCGTAAGCAGCGACGGACTGAGAGTAATAGCAAATCTTAATTCCAAAAATTCACCTTTGCTTGATGATAGAATTGAAAGTCTTGCAGTTGATGAAAAAACAGGAAAGGTATTTGTTGGAACAAAATTAGGATTGAACACTTTTGAAACTCCTGCAATTAAACCTGTTGATAGCTTTTCAGGTTTATTTATTTATCCAAGTCCTTTTGTTATTTCTGATGGAAGTCAGCTTGTGACAATTGATGGATTAATAAGAGATAGCGAAATAAAAATTTTAACTGTTTCGGGAAAGCTTGTAAGAAAACTTGAAACTCCCGGCGGCAGAGTTGCTTTTTGGGACGGCAGAGATGATGATGGAAATCTCGTTAATTCAGGTATTTATGTAGTAGTTGCATCAGACAGAGAAGCAAACAGTGTTGAAACCGGAAAGATTGCTGTGATAAGAAAATAG
- the abc-f gene encoding ribosomal protection-like ABC-F family protein has translation MIDLINVSLQFNGKYLFKDVNYRISSGDKISLVGANGTGKSSLLKIITGEIEPESGTVQRQKNISIGYLPQENVTHANKTLLEEATSALSDIIKLQEKEKELQSELSKENLTEQERDDLIHQLGEVHLRLVELDSYSANAKVEKILKGLGFEEEDFDRPTQTFSGGWQMRIALAKILISQNDILLLDEPTNHLDIDSLNWLISFLKSYRGALMVVSHDKNFVNQVTDKTLEIYLGKFYTFKGDYDSYLKYKEERDAQTIHQYELQQKKIKETERFIERFRYKATKARQVQSRIKQLEKLELVELPESKNEIDIRFPTPPQSGRIPIQLIGVRKSYGDKLVLNNIDLTIERGDKIAFVGPNGAGKTTLAKIIAGVLQHDTGERIIGHNTFISYYAQDVADNLNPELDILDSVYGINEEKTVGELRSLLGSFLFTGDDVFKKVGVLSGGEKSRVALCKILLTKANLIILDEPTNHLDIDSKRILQKALVDFNGSLVIVSHDVDFLRPIINKVLDIRKSGLKMYHGDIDYYLFKRKELIEESNYNSDKSESSLQKNSVSENLSRKEQKRLEAELRQKKYQATKDLTKEIERLEKQISLLEEEHKAIQTKLADPEFYTNTEEVKITNKRFKEVEKELEELMIQWESKTEELNNILNQFN, from the coding sequence ATGATTGATCTGATTAATGTCTCACTTCAGTTTAATGGTAAGTATCTATTCAAGGATGTCAATTACAGAATTTCATCCGGAGATAAGATTTCTTTAGTCGGTGCAAACGGAACCGGAAAGTCTTCCCTTCTGAAAATTATAACCGGAGAAATTGAACCCGAGAGCGGAACAGTTCAAAGGCAAAAAAATATTTCGATTGGTTACCTTCCGCAGGAAAATGTAACTCACGCAAACAAAACTTTACTTGAAGAAGCCACTTCAGCACTCAGTGATATTATCAAGCTTCAGGAGAAGGAAAAAGAACTTCAATCTGAACTTTCAAAAGAGAATTTAACTGAGCAGGAACGTGATGATTTAATTCATCAGCTTGGTGAAGTTCACTTAAGATTAGTAGAACTTGATTCGTATTCTGCTAATGCTAAAGTTGAGAAAATTCTTAAAGGTCTTGGATTTGAAGAGGAAGATTTTGATCGTCCAACACAGACTTTTTCAGGTGGCTGGCAGATGAGAATAGCACTTGCTAAAATTCTCATCTCACAAAATGATATTCTTCTGCTCGATGAACCTACAAATCATCTCGATATTGATTCTCTTAACTGGTTAATCAGTTTTCTTAAATCTTATCGTGGCGCACTTATGGTTGTTTCGCACGATAAAAATTTTGTTAATCAGGTTACAGATAAAACTCTCGAAATATATCTTGGAAAATTTTATACATTCAAAGGCGATTATGATTCTTATCTGAAGTATAAAGAAGAAAGAGATGCACAAACAATTCATCAGTATGAACTTCAGCAAAAAAAGATTAAAGAGACTGAAAGATTTATTGAGCGTTTCCGTTATAAAGCTACAAAAGCAAGGCAGGTTCAAAGCAGAATCAAGCAGCTTGAAAAACTTGAACTTGTTGAGTTACCTGAATCGAAAAATGAAATTGATATAAGATTTCCAACTCCACCACAAAGCGGAAGAATTCCAATTCAATTAATCGGAGTCAGAAAAAGTTATGGCGATAAACTTGTTTTGAATAACATTGATTTGACAATTGAGCGCGGAGATAAAATTGCTTTTGTCGGTCCGAATGGAGCAGGCAAAACAACTTTAGCGAAAATCATAGCAGGCGTTCTGCAACATGATACCGGCGAAAGAATAATCGGTCATAATACTTTCATTTCTTACTATGCACAGGATGTTGCAGATAATCTCAATCCTGAACTTGATATTCTTGACTCGGTTTACGGAATCAATGAAGAGAAAACTGTTGGCGAACTTCGTTCTTTGCTTGGTTCTTTCTTATTCACAGGCGATGATGTATTCAAAAAAGTTGGCGTGCTTTCGGGTGGAGAAAAAAGTCGTGTTGCTCTCTGCAAAATTCTTCTTACAAAAGCTAATCTTATCATTCTCGATGAGCCGACAAACCACCTTGATATTGATTCAAAGCGAATACTTCAGAAAGCATTAGTTGATTTCAATGGTTCGCTTGTTATTGTATCGCACGATGTTGATTTCCTTAGACCAATTATCAACAAAGTGTTGGATATAAGAAAATCAGGATTGAAGATGTATCACGGAGATATTGATTATTATCTTTTTAAGCGTAAAGAATTAATTGAAGAGAGTAATTATAACTCGGATAAATCAGAATCATCTTTGCAAAAAAATTCTGTCAGTGAAAATCTTTCAAGAAAAGAACAGAAAAGATTGGAAGCTGAACTTCGACAGAAAAAATATCAGGCAACGAAAGATTTAACAAAAGAAATTGAGAGACTTGAAAAGCAAATAAGTTTACTTGAGGAGGAACATAAAGCCATTCAAACAAAACTTGCTGACCCGGAATTTTATACTAACACTGAGGAAGTGAAAATTACAAACAAAAGATTCAAGGAAGTTGAAAAAGAATTAGAAGAGTTAATGATTCAATGGGAATCAAAAACCGAAGAGCTTAATAATATTCTGAATCAGTTCAATTAA
- a CDS encoding ROK family protein: protein MEEKFVISVDMGGTKMLASVINSHKGIISRAKISTDLDKTPNDYVKDIASLVKTLVDDVGLSNSQIVSVCLGVPGSVNPFTGHIGIAPNLGIKNFNIKNRLEKILPYKVLIENDVNLGALGIKHFGVGKSAKNLLAVFIGTGIGGGVIINGEIYRGSNFVAGEIGHMLVDKNGPKCGCGRKGCFEALASRTAIVNNIIKDVKKEKKRSILEKQIKANERIKSKALLNAVQMGDKVVINRMKEAAQITGQVLSGIQNLMNFDMIVLGGGVIEALGKFYIPLIKNEFYKYALEDSSKNLKIVQSKLGDDAAIYGGIALTKEFLGVDV, encoded by the coding sequence TTGGAAGAAAAATTTGTAATAAGTGTTGATATGGGCGGAACAAAAATGCTCGCTTCGGTTATCAATTCACATAAAGGAATCATATCACGGGCAAAAATTTCAACCGACCTCGATAAAACCCCAAACGATTATGTAAAAGATATTGCTTCACTTGTTAAAACACTTGTTGATGATGTTGGTTTATCAAACTCTCAGATTGTTTCTGTTTGTCTCGGTGTTCCCGGTTCTGTTAATCCATTTACAGGACACATAGGAATTGCACCAAACCTTGGGATAAAAAATTTCAATATTAAAAACCGTCTGGAAAAAATTCTTCCATATAAAGTATTAATTGAAAATGATGTAAATCTTGGTGCACTTGGAATAAAACATTTTGGTGTAGGAAAGAGTGCTAAAAATCTTTTGGCAGTTTTCATTGGAACAGGAATAGGTGGTGGTGTCATTATCAACGGAGAAATTTACAGAGGTTCAAACTTTGTTGCCGGAGAGATCGGACATATGTTGGTAGATAAAAACGGACCCAAGTGTGGCTGCGGAAGAAAAGGTTGTTTTGAAGCTCTTGCAAGCAGAACAGCAATAGTCAATAACATTATTAAAGATGTTAAGAAAGAAAAGAAAAGAAGTATTCTTGAAAAACAAATCAAGGCAAATGAAAGAATTAAGAGCAAAGCTTTGTTGAATGCAGTTCAGATGGGAGATAAAGTAGTAATTAACAGAATGAAAGAAGCTGCACAAATAACCGGACAGGTTCTTTCAGGAATTCAAAATCTGATGAACTTTGATATGATTGTTTTAGGTGGTGGTGTTATTGAAGCACTAGGAAAGTTTTATATTCCATTGATTAAAAATGAATTCTATAAATATGCACTCGAAGATTCATCTAAAAATCTGAAAATCGTTCAATCAAAACTTGGTGATGATGCTGCAATTTATGGTGGCATTGCACTTACGAAGGAATTTTTAGGTGTTGATGTTTAA
- the rsmA gene encoding 16S rRNA (adenine(1518)-N(6)/adenine(1519)-N(6))-dimethyltransferase RsmA, which produces MVKPIKRFGQNFLKDNNILRKITEVINPQKNDKIIEIGPGEGALTKLLSNSGADVTAIEIDKRVIEHLKETYPEVKIINQDFLEIDLTHFGSSDLRIVGNIPYNITSPIIFKLIENYYLIRDAVFMVQYEVAKRMTAKKGTKDYGILSVLLSYFADTEFCFKVSPNVFYPKPKVFSAVVKIKFKKNLDESLNKTFIQIVKAAFGNRRKTLKNSLSNSIFAQLNFSGCDVDLSLRAEQLDLSDFIKLAEFARENISASSI; this is translated from the coding sequence GTGGTTAAACCAATAAAAAGATTCGGACAGAATTTTCTTAAAGACAATAATATTCTCAGGAAAATTACTGAAGTAATAAATCCTCAAAAGAATGATAAGATTATTGAGATTGGTCCTGGCGAAGGTGCACTAACAAAACTCCTGTCAAACAGTGGCGCTGATGTTACAGCAATTGAGATTGATAAACGCGTCATTGAACATCTGAAGGAAACATATCCTGAAGTAAAAATAATAAATCAGGATTTCCTCGAAATTGATTTAACTCATTTTGGATCTTCTGATTTACGGATTGTTGGAAATATTCCTTACAATATTACTTCACCAATAATATTTAAACTGATTGAAAACTATTATCTCATCCGTGATGCTGTGTTTATGGTTCAATATGAAGTAGCAAAAAGAATGACTGCTAAGAAAGGAACTAAGGATTATGGAATTCTTTCTGTTCTTTTAAGCTACTTTGCTGATACTGAGTTTTGCTTTAAAGTTTCACCAAATGTTTTTTATCCGAAGCCAAAAGTATTTTCGGCAGTTGTTAAAATAAAATTCAAAAAGAATCTGGATGAGTCACTGAATAAAACATTCATTCAGATTGTCAAAGCAGCATTTGGCAACAGAAGAAAAACCCTTAAAAATTCACTCTCTAACAGTATATTTGCACAATTAAATTTCAGCGGGTGCGATGTTGACCTTTCACTTCGCGCTGAGCAGCTTGATTTATCTGACTTTATTAAGCTTGCCGAATTTGCCCGCGAAAATATTTCTGCATCATCAATTTAG
- a CDS encoding phosphatase PAP2 family protein, whose amino-acid sequence MDKAKRLIKKLKAFDVVVVVFYLILSLLHLIFFDRIEYSTAWILINISIIGFAFLISYLESISESKIWYIIHYWYIAPIILITFKQLWYMVKPIRGVDYDWLFIQIDRWMFGTDPTHLLYQIANPVLTEILQIVYGMFYLLPIILGLSLLKEKRFVALDFAVFSVVYGFFLSYLGYFSLPGIGPRFTLHDFSTLNEQLPGLFLTNFLREIVNTGESIPAGTPNPAEVVQRDVFPSGHTMITLIVIYLSIKLKSKTRYFLSVVGTLLIFSTVYLWYHYVIDLIGGAVFMAFAMWSGKHIFNWWRRKIGKEEFEYGKY is encoded by the coding sequence ATGGATAAAGCAAAGCGACTTATTAAAAAGTTAAAAGCATTCGATGTTGTTGTAGTAGTTTTCTATCTTATCCTTTCACTGCTTCATTTAATTTTTTTCGACAGAATTGAGTATTCAACTGCGTGGATACTAATCAACATTTCAATTATTGGTTTTGCATTTCTTATATCTTACCTTGAATCGATAAGCGAAAGTAAAATCTGGTACATAATACATTACTGGTACATAGCACCAATTATTCTAATCACTTTTAAGCAACTCTGGTATATGGTTAAACCAATTCGCGGAGTTGATTATGATTGGTTATTTATTCAGATTGACAGGTGGATGTTCGGTACTGATCCAACACATTTGCTTTATCAGATTGCTAATCCGGTTTTAACAGAAATTTTGCAAATTGTTTATGGAATGTTTTATCTGTTACCAATAATTCTTGGTTTATCATTACTTAAAGAAAAAAGATTTGTTGCACTCGATTTTGCTGTGTTCTCAGTTGTTTATGGATTCTTTCTTTCTTATCTGGGTTATTTCTCTCTTCCGGGAATTGGTCCAAGATTTACTTTGCACGACTTCTCAACTTTAAATGAACAACTGCCCGGATTATTCCTTACAAACTTTTTAAGAGAAATTGTAAACACAGGTGAAAGTATTCCAGCAGGTACTCCAAATCCTGCCGAAGTTGTTCAAAGAGATGTATTCCCGAGCGGACATACAATGATTACATTGATTGTTATTTATCTTTCAATAAAACTTAAATCCAAAACAAGATATTTTCTCTCTGTTGTTGGAACTTTATTGATATTCTCAACAGTTTATCTGTGGTATCATTATGTTATTGATTTAATTGGAGGCGCTGTGTTTATGGCTTTTGCAATGTGGAGCGGCAAACACATTTTCAACTGGTGGCGAAGAAAGATTGGCAAAGAAGAATTTGAGTATGGGAAGTATTGA
- the ubiE gene encoding bifunctional demethylmenaquinone methyltransferase/2-methoxy-6-polyprenyl-1,4-benzoquinol methylase UbiE gives MSTEKKHKVKNIFDDISGKYDLLNHLLSFGVDKRWRKKALKLTGLNKDSFLLDVACGTGDVAIEAKNIGVEKIVGADFSHNMLSFFNKKSKWIVGNNVQMVAEQMPFKDNTFTNITVAFGVRNFYDIQQGFNSFYRVLKQGGKATIIEFKMPKNKLFAALYKFYFKKILPAIGGLISGNKSAYTYLPESVEEFDMKVDLIKLLQNSGFRKIEVYNFTFGIVQTIIAEK, from the coding sequence ATGTCCACTGAAAAAAAACATAAAGTAAAGAACATCTTCGACGACATATCCGGTAAATACGATTTACTGAATCATCTGCTTAGCTTTGGTGTTGATAAACGATGGAGAAAGAAAGCTCTGAAACTCACAGGACTAAATAAAGATTCATTTCTTCTTGATGTTGCCTGTGGTACAGGTGATGTTGCAATCGAAGCAAAGAATATCGGTGTAGAAAAAATTGTCGGCGCAGATTTTTCGCACAACATGCTTTCATTCTTCAACAAGAAAAGTAAATGGATTGTTGGAAATAATGTTCAGATGGTTGCAGAACAAATGCCCTTTAAAGACAATACATTTACAAACATCACAGTTGCATTTGGAGTAAGAAACTTTTACGATATTCAACAAGGATTCAATTCATTTTACAGAGTGTTGAAACAAGGTGGCAAAGCAACAATAATCGAATTTAAAATGCCAAAGAATAAACTTTTTGCTGCTCTGTATAAATTTTATTTTAAGAAAATTCTTCCCGCAATCGGAGGATTAATTTCCGGAAATAAATCTGCTTATACTTATCTGCCTGAATCAGTGGAAGAATTTGATATGAAAGTTGATTTAATAAAGCTTTTACAGAATTCTGGTTTCAGAAAAATTGAAGTCTATAATTTTACATTCGGAATTGTTCAAACTATAATCGCTGAAAAGTAA